From Methanomicrobiales archaeon HGW-Methanomicrobiales-1, a single genomic window includes:
- a CDS encoding peptidase M42, producing MVKELLRKLSNAHGVSGSEGSVSALIKKELKGHVDEIREDAMGNLIAIKHGNKFKVMLAAHMDEIGLMVKYVEEKGFIRFVALGGWYGPTLYNQRVVLHGANGPVIGVIGGKPPHMMDEEERKKGVKVDDLFIDIGATNPDEVDYLGIEVGTPVTIDREFCELANSRVTGKAFDNRAGVVMLIKTLKETDSPLTIFGVFTVQEEVGLKGARTSAFALDPDCAIATDVTIPGDHPGIDLKDAPVLMSKGPVITIVDSSGRGLIANRKVVKWLKEAADSNSIPVQMEVGSGGTTDATAIHLTKGGIPSTTVSIPSRYIHSPVEVVDCNDIEAGVKMLVAALKKKPVL from the coding sequence ATGGTCAAAGAATTGTTACGTAAATTATCCAACGCCCACGGTGTTTCGGGCAGTGAAGGCAGCGTAAGTGCACTGATCAAAAAGGAGCTCAAGGGGCATGTCGATGAGATCCGCGAGGATGCTATGGGCAACCTCATTGCCATCAAGCATGGCAACAAGTTCAAGGTGATGCTGGCCGCCCACATGGACGAGATCGGGCTCATGGTCAAGTACGTGGAGGAGAAAGGATTCATCCGGTTCGTTGCACTTGGCGGCTGGTACGGCCCCACACTCTACAACCAGCGCGTAGTCCTCCATGGCGCAAACGGTCCCGTCATCGGGGTTATCGGTGGCAAACCCCCGCACATGATGGATGAAGAGGAGCGCAAGAAGGGGGTCAAAGTCGATGATCTCTTTATCGATATCGGCGCAACAAACCCCGATGAGGTCGATTATCTCGGCATTGAAGTCGGTACTCCGGTGACGATCGACCGGGAATTCTGCGAGCTGGCGAATTCAAGGGTTACCGGAAAAGCTTTCGACAACCGGGCCGGTGTCGTAATGTTAATCAAAACCTTGAAAGAGACCGACTCCCCGCTCACTATTTTCGGTGTCTTTACTGTGCAGGAAGAAGTTGGCCTGAAAGGTGCACGCACCAGCGCGTTTGCTCTTGATCCCGACTGTGCGATTGCCACCGATGTCACAATCCCTGGCGATCACCCGGGCATTGATCTGAAAGATGCGCCAGTCCTGATGAGTAAGGGACCGGTCATCACTATTGTCGATAGCAGTGGAAGGGGACTCATCGCCAACCGCAAAGTTGTCAAGTGGCTCAAGGAAGCCGCAGACTCGAATTCAATACCCGTGCAGATGGAAGTTGGCAGTGGCGGGACTACGGATGCAACCGCAATTCACCTGACCAAGGGTGGAATTCCGAGCACTACGGTCAGTATCCCCTCCCGGTACATCCATTCACCGGTAGAAGTGGTGGACTGCAATGATATCGAAGCCGGTGTGAAAATGCTGGTAGCTGCACTCAAGAAGAAGCCGGTTTTATAA
- a CDS encoding aspartate aminotransferase, with amino-acid sequence MSMKFAERVKDIEISGIRKLFEAAGPDSINLGLGQPDFDTPGHIKDAAIRAIQEGKTGYTGNNGIPELRNAISAKFKRENELSYKPAQIIVTAGASEALHIVMQAMVGDGDRVLCPDPGFVSYASLATLAGAHPVSVPLTKDLHLDVEKAKELMDGAKLFVINSPGNPTGAVESKESIKALVEYADDAGVTIISDEVYEHFIYGKKHWSAGQFGDNVITINATSKTYAMTGWRLGYLAASPEIISQCIKVHQYCQACATSISQYAAVAAYEGDQHPVSVMRDEYQARRDLFCKGLSALGLDFPLPEGAFYAFVPMQPALTQKIIDAGVVIVPGSAFGVNAPEYARMSYANSRENLKRALDRIQKVIGD; translated from the coding sequence ATGAGTATGAAATTTGCAGAAAGGGTAAAAGATATCGAGATCTCGGGGATTCGTAAATTGTTCGAGGCCGCGGGTCCCGATTCCATTAACCTCGGGCTCGGGCAACCCGATTTTGATACGCCCGGGCATATCAAGGATGCTGCAATCCGGGCCATACAGGAAGGAAAGACCGGGTATACCGGCAACAACGGCATTCCTGAACTCCGTAATGCGATCAGTGCAAAATTCAAACGGGAGAACGAACTCTCTTACAAGCCGGCCCAGATCATCGTTACTGCCGGTGCAAGCGAAGCGCTCCATATCGTGATGCAGGCCATGGTCGGCGATGGAGACCGGGTGCTCTGCCCGGATCCGGGTTTTGTATCGTATGCATCCCTTGCCACTCTCGCGGGTGCTCACCCGGTCAGTGTTCCTCTCACGAAAGATTTACACCTCGATGTGGAAAAGGCCAAGGAACTGATGGACGGGGCAAAACTTTTTGTCATCAACTCCCCGGGAAACCCGACCGGGGCTGTCGAGAGCAAAGAATCCATCAAAGCCCTTGTTGAATATGCTGATGATGCTGGTGTAACCATCATCTCCGATGAGGTGTACGAGCATTTCATTTACGGCAAAAAGCATTGGAGCGCCGGCCAGTTCGGGGATAATGTCATTACCATCAATGCGACGAGCAAGACCTACGCGATGACCGGCTGGCGCCTTGGTTACCTTGCTGCCTCCCCCGAGATTATCAGCCAGTGCATCAAGGTGCACCAGTACTGCCAGGCATGCGCCACTTCCATTTCCCAGTATGCGGCAGTTGCGGCATACGAGGGAGACCAGCACCCCGTTTCGGTGATGCGGGATGAATACCAGGCCCGGCGGGATCTCTTCTGCAAAGGATTGTCTGCCCTCGGTCTGGACTTTCCGCTTCCCGAAGGTGCATTCTATGCGTTTGTGCCGATGCAACCTGCGCTTACCCAGAAAATAATTGATGCCGGTGTAGTGATCGTCCCGGGCTCTGCGTTTGGGGTCAATGCGCCGGAGTACGCCCGCATGAGTTACGCCAACTCGCGGGAGAACCTGAAGCGTGCCCTTGATAGGATCCAAAAAGTAATAGGTGATTAA